A region from the Candidatus Electrothrix scaldis genome encodes:
- a CDS encoding transposase codes for MEPGFCSGATAVFFVGALLDLLDQYGHSYLIKVKLKGLVTLLSKQSWEPVPGQAGWEQCIFFHKCTTWSSTRLFVAVRREKPADPAKPATLFEMKEFDYFCYVVSEIADPWQVHKRYGQRATCETWIEEAKNQTALVHIKTEDFWANSVLFQTAILAYNTIRWMALLSGNAVLRRWEPGTIRTFLVRVAGKYTTGGRQQKLFVPERMLYSTQWDDWVAVGLY; via the coding sequence ATGGAACCCGGATTTTGTTCAGGGGCGACAGCGGTTTTTTTTGTTGGTGCCCTGCTTGATCTTTTGGATCAGTATGGTCATAGTTACCTGATCAAGGTTAAGCTCAAGGGGCTGGTCACCCTTCTGTCCAAACAATCCTGGGAGCCGGTCCCCGGGCAGGCCGGTTGGGAACAATGTATCTTTTTTCATAAATGTACGACCTGGTCTTCGACCCGACTCTTTGTTGCGGTCCGCAGAGAGAAACCGGCTGACCCGGCAAAACCAGCGACCCTGTTTGAGATGAAGGAGTTCGATTACTTCTGTTATGTGGTCAGTGAGATTGCTGATCCATGGCAGGTCCACAAACGATACGGCCAACGAGCAACTTGTGAAACCTGGATTGAGGAAGCAAAAAACCAGACTGCGTTGGTACATATCAAGACAGAAGATTTCTGGGCAAATAGTGTGTTGTTTCAAACTGCTATTCTGGCATACAACACGATACGATGGATGGCTTTATTGAGCGGTAATGCTGTATTACGTCGCTGGGAGCCAGGTACAATTCGTACATTTCTCGTTCGGGTGGCTGGGAAGTATACTACTGGTGGACGGCAGCAAAAGCTATTTGTTCCCGAACGAATGCTGTATTCCACTCAGTGGGATGACTGGGTGGCGGTGGGGCTGTACTGA
- a CDS encoding glycosyltransferase family 39 protein → MASLFLHMGTVTASLFVLLVLLPLPIAHLLLPKRDWSETLLGALLVGTGSQATIGLVWSHVVGHAPGTEAAVYLCLLTGGSLVSFLSPRLRQSVQRIFTKDWIKSALPLLLVLITAFAVRSIHPLQTAALGQSDAYTHLHYLRHLSEHGKIFNIVYPAGYHWLLALPVLLFGLDPYLVARFAGAFFGTALVLAIYVVLERLVNRRPALLGSFCAACFPGMNILIKTGIGAFANQFGLLLIPCILYLYALLAEKKEGNILGLTLLFIIALLGLAASVPMMLLHIFIIFLIERLVALLRTRRQWLRQTLFLILLCLPAVLLASFHFWQAGSGQRFNTARVLIQYGGEEKATTEKVVHKVQQVSKKTSVTHNKYVEIVLASPYFQLVVDFFTIKRFGFGNFFIDLMGWALLVLYLICLGYGVFRQHIGITILGTWGALTTVQASSGFLQFSSYQREGWSLLVATCCLSGVLAGLVYDRIRQYRVLRGGVFLCMFVIACWEILHPPAHPALQSSAESLLIETVRFIGESKEKTDSQQECGRDSNNSICGLLGVFTEDLPLTIVSRYFLGWQNQGEIVPNVLPLESPVTVYTVSSNRRIIKSFAPDRQYLVLLDREKVLQPQDIVSAFAMVAPSQVESVFRQQRYLYRANKKIASYLLSLPKKEWYIEKKALSKNLTAYAVVPRR, encoded by the coding sequence ATGGCATCACTCTTTCTTCACATGGGCACCGTAACAGCAAGCCTTTTTGTCCTTCTGGTGCTTTTGCCTTTGCCCATTGCTCATCTTCTCTTGCCAAAACGCGACTGGTCGGAAACCCTGCTTGGGGCACTTCTGGTTGGTACTGGTAGCCAAGCCACCATTGGGTTGGTTTGGTCACATGTGGTGGGACACGCCCCTGGGACCGAAGCGGCAGTGTATCTTTGTTTGTTGACAGGAGGCTCTCTGGTCTCCTTTCTGTCTCCTCGTTTACGTCAGTCTGTTCAACGGATTTTTACCAAAGACTGGATAAAGAGTGCCTTACCCCTTTTGCTGGTTTTGATTACCGCCTTTGCTGTCCGCTCTATCCATCCTTTACAGACCGCAGCCTTAGGCCAATCTGATGCCTACACCCATCTTCATTATCTTCGTCATCTCTCCGAACATGGTAAGATTTTTAATATTGTCTATCCGGCGGGGTATCACTGGCTCTTAGCTCTACCTGTGTTGCTTTTTGGGCTTGATCCGTACCTCGTAGCCCGTTTTGCCGGGGCTTTTTTCGGGACAGCTTTGGTACTGGCGATCTATGTTGTGCTTGAACGGCTCGTGAACCGGCGTCCTGCGCTTTTGGGCAGCTTCTGCGCGGCCTGTTTTCCTGGCATGAATATCCTCATAAAAACAGGGATAGGGGCCTTTGCCAATCAGTTCGGTTTACTGCTTATTCCCTGTATCCTGTATTTATACGCTCTTCTTGCTGAAAAAAAAGAGGGAAATATACTCGGTCTGACTTTGCTCTTTATCATAGCCTTGCTGGGCTTAGCAGCCTCTGTCCCTATGATGCTGCTTCATATCTTCATCATTTTTCTTATAGAGCGCCTTGTTGCTTTGTTACGGACACGTCGGCAGTGGTTGCGGCAAACCTTATTTCTTATCTTGCTGTGTTTGCCTGCTGTCCTGCTGGCGAGCTTCCATTTTTGGCAGGCAGGTTCTGGGCAGCGTTTTAATACCGCCCGAGTGCTCATCCAGTACGGCGGTGAAGAAAAGGCGACCACAGAGAAGGTGGTGCATAAGGTGCAGCAAGTCAGCAAGAAAACCTCGGTTACTCATAATAAGTATGTTGAGATAGTTCTTGCCAGCCCGTACTTTCAGCTTGTCGTGGACTTTTTTACGATTAAGCGCTTTGGCTTTGGTAATTTTTTTATTGATCTGATGGGCTGGGCCTTATTGGTCCTTTACCTCATTTGCTTGGGCTACGGTGTTTTTCGTCAGCATATAGGCATTACAATTCTCGGGACCTGGGGCGCTCTGACCACGGTGCAGGCCTCCAGCGGTTTCTTGCAATTCTCTTCCTATCAGCGAGAAGGCTGGAGTTTACTCGTTGCAACCTGCTGTCTTTCTGGAGTGCTTGCTGGTTTAGTGTACGACAGGATCAGACAGTATCGGGTTCTTCGAGGGGGCGTGTTCCTCTGTATGTTTGTAATCGCGTGTTGGGAAATCCTGCATCCCCCAGCGCATCCAGCCTTACAGAGCAGTGCAGAGAGCTTATTGATTGAGACGGTCAGATTTATTGGGGAAAGCAAGGAGAAAACCGATTCGCAGCAGGAATGCGGTCGTGATTCCAATAACTCTATTTGTGGTTTGCTCGGAGTTTTTACAGAAGATTTGCCCCTCACCATAGTGAGTCGCTATTTTCTTGGCTGGCAGAACCAGGGAGAAATTGTTCCCAATGTTCTCCCACTGGAGAGTCCGGTTACAGTATACACGGTGAGTAGTAATAGGAGAATTATCAAGTCCTTTGCACCTGACAGGCAGTATTTGGTTCTGCTTGATCGGGAAAAAGTTTTGCAACCCCAAGATATTGTTTCTGCCTTTGCGATGGTTGCTCCGAGTCAGGTCGAATCGGTTTTTAGGCAACAACGATACTTGTATAGGGCCAATAAGAAAATAGCATCGTATCTTTTAAGTCTGCCGAAAAAGGAATGGTATATTGAGAAAAAAGCCTTGTCGAAGAATTTAACTGCCTATGCCGTGGTTCCCAGGCGGTAG
- a CDS encoding transposase → MKSKQNKRSARVSPKKIQINKGAKGVTAQAGLIPAVKFLQKHNVGQLIQETLEHQRGATATYDAVDIIFLPLIAIIGGARSISNIATVWADSVLCRIAGWRLIPDETTFGRLFRTFSYRHINNLEVLNHRLRARMWRKGLRSGKSKVGAAHCLVVDVDSTEKTVYGSQQGAAKGFNPHKRGAKSYHPLLAFCAESKEILQGWLRCGNAYTSNGIVEFTKQLLAHLPNGTRILFRGDSGFFCWCPA, encoded by the coding sequence ATGAAGTCTAAACAGAATAAACGATCTGCCCGAGTCTCGCCCAAAAAAATACAAATTAATAAAGGAGCAAAAGGGGTTACAGCACAGGCAGGCTTGATTCCTGCCGTAAAGTTCCTGCAAAAACATAATGTTGGCCAGCTTATCCAGGAAACTTTAGAACATCAACGCGGAGCCACCGCCACTTATGATGCAGTTGATATAATATTTCTCCCTTTGATAGCTATTATCGGCGGAGCTCGTTCTATCAGCAATATTGCAACAGTCTGGGCAGATAGCGTACTTTGCCGGATAGCAGGATGGCGGTTAATCCCGGACGAAACAACCTTTGGCCGCCTTTTTCGAACATTCAGCTATCGTCATATCAATAACCTGGAAGTTCTTAATCATCGGTTGCGTGCTCGCATGTGGCGTAAGGGATTGCGATCCGGGAAAAGTAAAGTCGGTGCAGCCCACTGTCTGGTTGTTGATGTGGATTCCACAGAAAAGACGGTATACGGTTCTCAGCAAGGAGCGGCCAAAGGGTTTAATCCACATAAACGCGGTGCAAAATCGTATCATCCTCTGCTTGCATTTTGCGCTGAAAGCAAAGAGATATTGCAAGGGTGGCTTCGATGCGGCAATGCCTATACAAGTAATGGTATTGTCGAGTTTACCAAGCAACTTCTGGCACACCTTCCCAATGGAACCCGGATTTTGTTCAGGGGCGACAGCGGTTTTTTTTGTTGGTGCCCTGCTTGA